A stretch of Canis lupus familiaris isolate Mischka breed German Shepherd chromosome 11, alternate assembly UU_Cfam_GSD_1.0, whole genome shotgun sequence DNA encodes these proteins:
- the LOC119876828 gene encoding interferon alpha-1/2-like: MEEETGGKLDLVMTQKVFHLFCPDTSSAPWNMTLLEALCSGLSEQLDDLEACPLQEAGLAETPLMHEDSTLRTYFQRISLYLQDKNHSPCAWEMVRAEIGRSFFSSTTLQERIRRRK, translated from the coding sequence ATGGAAGAGGAGACAGGTGGCAAGCTGGATCTTGTGATGACCCAGAAGGTCTTCCACCTCTTCTGCCCGGACACGTCCTCTGCTCCTTGGAACATGACTCTCCTGGAGGCACTGTGCTCGGGGCTCTCTGAGCAGCTGGATGACCTGGAGGCCTGTCCCCTGCAGGAGGCGGGGCTGGCCGAGACCCCCCTCATGCATGAGGACTCCACCCTGAGGACCTACTTCCAAAGGATCTCCCTCTACCTGCAAGACAAGAACCACAGCCCGTGTGCCTGGGAGATGGTCCGAGCAGAAATCGGGAGATCCTTCTTCTCCTCGACAACCTTGCAAGAAAGAAtcaggaggaggaaatga
- the LOC100682977 gene encoding LOW QUALITY PROTEIN: interferon alpha-1/2 isoform X4 (The sequence of the model RefSeq protein was modified relative to this genomic sequence to represent the inferred CDS: deleted 1 base in 1 codon): protein MALPCSFSVALVLLSCHSLCCLACHLPDTHGLRNWRVLTLLGQMRRLSAGSCDHYTNDFAFPKELFDGQRLQEAQALSVVHVMTQKVFHLFCPDTSSAPWNMTLLEELCSGLSEQLDDLEACPLQEAGLAETPLMHEDSTLRTYFQRISLYLQDRNHSPCAWEMVRAEIGRSFFSSTILQERIRRRK, encoded by the exons atggccctgccctgctccttctCGGTGGCCCTGGTGCTGCTCAGCTGCCACTCCCTGTGCTGTCTGGCTTGCCACCTGCCCGACACCCACGGCCTGCGCAACTGGAGGGTCCTGACGCTCCTGGGACAGATGAGGAGACTCTCCGCCGGCTCTTGTGACCACTACACCAATGACTTTGCCTTCCCCAAGGAGCTGTTTGATGGCCAGCGGCTCCAGGAGGCGCAGGCCCTCTCTGTGGTCCACGTGATGACCCAGAAGGTCTTCCACCTCTTCTGCCCGGACACGTCCTCTGCTCCTTGGAACATGACTCTCCTGGAGGAACTGTGCTCGGGGCTCTCTGAGCAGCTGGATGACCTGGAGGCCTGTCCCCTGCAGGAGGCGGGGCTGGCCGAG ACCCCCCTCATGCATGAGGACTCCACCCTGAGGACCTACTTCCAAAGGATCTCCCTCTACCTGCAAGACAGGAACCACAGCCCGTGTGCCTGGGAGATGGTCCGAGCAGAAATCGGGAGATCCTTCTTCTCCTCGACAATCTTGCAAGAAAGAAtcaggaggaggaaatga
- the IFNA7 gene encoding interferon alpha-1/2 precursor, translating into MALPCSFSVALVLLSCHSLCCLACHLPDTHGLRNWRVLTLLGQMRRLSAGSCDHYTNDFAFPKELFDGQRLQEAQALSVVHVMTQKVFHLFCPDTSSAPWNMTLLEELCSGLSEQLDDLEACPLQEAGLAETPLMHEDSTLRTYFQRISLYLQDRNHSPCAWEMVRAEIGRSFFSSTILQERIRRKE; encoded by the coding sequence atggccctgccctgctccttctCGGTGGCCCTGGTGCTGCTCAGCTGCCACTCCCTGTGCTGTCTGGCTTGCCACCTGCCCGACACCCACGGCCTGCGCAACTGGAGGGTCCTGACGCTCCTGGGACAGATGAGGAGACTCTCCGCCGGCTCTTGTGACCACTACACCAATGACTTTGCCTTCCCCAAGGAGCTGTTTGATGGCCAGCGGCTCCAGGAGGCGCAGGCCCTCTCTGTGGTCCACGTGATGACCCAGAAGGTCTTCCACCTCTTCTGCCCAGACACGTCCTCTGCTCCTTGGAACATGACTCTCCTGGAGGAACTGTGCTCGGGGCTCTCTGAGCAGCTGGATGACCTGGAGGCCTGTCCCCTGCAGGAGGCGGGGCTGGCCGAGACCCCCCTCATGCATGAGGACTCCACCCTGAGGACCTACTTCCAAAGGATCTCCCTCTACCTGCAAGACAGGAACCACAGCCCGTGTGCCTGGGAGATGGTCCGAGCAGAAATCGGGAGATCCTTCTTCTCCTCGACAATCTTGCAAGAAAGAATCAGGAGGAAGGAATGA
- the IFNE gene encoding LOW QUALITY PROTEIN: interferon epsilon isoform X4 (The sequence of the model RefSeq protein was modified relative to this genomic sequence to represent the inferred CDS: substituted 1 base at 1 genomic stop codon), which produces MINKHCFEIVLVLXASSTIFSLELKLAFFQQRVNRESLKLLNRFQKSSIQQCLAHRKNFLLPQQSVNRHQYQKGQALAILHEMLQQIFNLFRANISLEGWEERHMENFLTELHQQLEYLEVLMSLEAEQNSGILRSDNPRLQIKRYFQRIHNYLENQEHSSCAWTIIRGEINRCLFFAFQLIRNLSK; this is translated from the coding sequence ATGATTAACAAGCATTGCTTTGAAATTGTGTTGGTGCTGTAGGCTTCTTCTACTATCTTCTCCCTAGAATTGAAACTGGCTTTCTTCCAACAAAGAGTAAACAGAGAGAGTTTAAAACTCTTGAATAGATTTCAAAAATCATCCATTCAGCAGTGTCTAGCACACAGGAAAAACTTCCTGCTTCCCCAGCAGTCTGTGAATCGTCACCAGTACCAGAAAGGACAAGCACTGGCCATTCTTCATGAGATGCTTCAGCAGATCTTCAACCTCTTCAGGGCAAATATTTCTCTGGAGGGTTGGGAGGAAAGACACATGGAGAATTTCCTCACTGAACTTCATCAACAGCTGGAATACCTAGAAGTGCTGATGAGCCTGGAAGCAGAGCAGAACAGTGGCATCCTGAGAAGTGACAACCCTAGATTACAGATTAAAAGGTACTTCCAAAGGATCCATAATTACCTGGAAAACCAGGAGCACAGCAGCTGTGCCTGGACGATTATTCGAGGAGAAATCAACCGATGTCTGTTCTTTGCATTCCAACTGATAAGAAATCTAAGCAAATAA